The Euphorbia lathyris chromosome 3, ddEupLath1.1, whole genome shotgun sequence genome contains a region encoding:
- the LOC136223203 gene encoding ubiquitin-like protein ATG12 isoform X1, giving the protein MAAESPNSARKVIVQLKATADAPILKQNKFKIPATDKFAKVIDFLRRQLHRETVFVYINSAFSPNPDELVSDLFNNFGVDGKLLVNYACSMAWG; this is encoded by the exons ATGGCTGCTGAGTCGCCGAATTCCGCTCGAAAAG TGATTGTGCAATTAAAAGCAACTGCCGATGCTCCTATACTGAAGCAGAACAAGTTTAAG ATACCTGCAACTGATAAATTTGCTAAGGTGATTGACTTTTTGAGGAGACAGCTTCATAGAGAGACAGTG TTTGTGTACATCAACAGTGCATTCTCACCAAACCCTGATGAATTAGTTAGTGATCTATTCAAT AATTTCGGTGTTGATGGAAAACTGTTGGTTAATTATGCTTGTTCCATGGCCTGGGGCTAA
- the LOC136223203 gene encoding ubiquitin-like protein ATG12 isoform X2: MAAESPNSARKVIVQLKATADAPILKQNKFKIPATDKFAKFVYINSAFSPNPDELVSDLFNNFGVDGKLLVNYACSMAWG, translated from the exons ATGGCTGCTGAGTCGCCGAATTCCGCTCGAAAAG TGATTGTGCAATTAAAAGCAACTGCCGATGCTCCTATACTGAAGCAGAACAAGTTTAAG ATACCTGCAACTGATAAATTTGCTAAG TTTGTGTACATCAACAGTGCATTCTCACCAAACCCTGATGAATTAGTTAGTGATCTATTCAAT AATTTCGGTGTTGATGGAAAACTGTTGGTTAATTATGCTTGTTCCATGGCCTGGGGCTAA
- the LOC136223934 gene encoding transcription factor MYB114-like: MGSSKPKEMIKKQVMFSKGPWAPEEDRKLAEVIASHGAKRWKIIAAEAGLNRCGKSCRLRWLNYLRPNIKRGNISDQEEDLILRLHRLLGNRWSLIAGRLPGRTDNEIKNYWNSHLSKKMNQKEKQNGGIKREGSKDIDEKKRAEKVRKVEERSEEDSSNSSSSSFNVDDFFDFSNEDPLNLEWVNQFLQIDTAIAMS; encoded by the exons ATGGGTTCATCTAAGCCTAAAGAGATGATTAAGAAACAAGTGATGTTCAGCAAGGGACCTTGGGCTCCTGAAGAAGATAGAAAATTGGCTGAGGTTATTGCTTCTCATGGTGCTAAAAGATGGAAGATCATTGCTGCCGAAGCAG GCCTTAATAGGTGTGGGAAGAGTTGCAGGCTAAGGTGGTTGAATTATTTAAGACCAAATATCAAGAGAGGAAATATATCTGATCAAGAAGAGGATTTGATTCTTAGGCTTCATAGACTTCTTGGAAACAG ATGGTCCTTGATTGCTGGAAGATTGCCGGGACGAACAGACAATGAAATAAAGAACTACTGGAATTCTCATTTGAGcaagaaaatgaaccaaaagGAGAAACAAAATGGAGGTATAAAAAGGGAAGGATCAAAAGATATTGATGAGAAAAAAAGAGCAGAGAAAGTGAGGAAAGTGGAGGAGAGAAGTGAAGAAGATTCAAGTAATAGTAGTAGTAGTAGTTTTAATGTGGATGATTTCTTTGATTTCTCCAATGAAGATCCTTTGAATTTGGAATGGGTTAACCAATTCCTTCAAATAGATACTGCCATTGCCATgtcataa